A portion of the Pseudarthrobacter sp. L1SW genome contains these proteins:
- a CDS encoding LysM domain-containing protein: protein MNQPYLSTPEGPSRSFATDEPRTDLTAVRPAISNRLWAGMATAAVVAAVGVGALAAPPAPLNQSTTAIGQVASAASAEVPNTAAEPVSEAGAPAPEAAAPESAAPAEPAPAPAPEPAPVPAPAAAPAGDPNLYTVVPGDTVGAIAASHGVDMNAMLAANGLGPFSIILPGQTLVLTGPPVAAPAPASPASAPAAASVPAPAPAAAPAPVPAAPAVRTIYVAGAGGQGMVDACIGPIHYTPNDGYSLFITEHDFCGGWARFSGIGVGETVSIPGYGTYTVSARGQVPNPGTTNDVIAVFGGFPRAILQTCIPGTSQMLLIALN, encoded by the coding sequence ATGAACCAGCCATACCTCTCCACTCCCGAAGGCCCCAGCAGGAGCTTTGCCACCGACGAACCCCGCACCGACCTCACCGCCGTGCGGCCGGCCATCAGCAACAGGCTGTGGGCCGGGATGGCCACTGCCGCCGTGGTGGCCGCCGTCGGAGTCGGTGCCTTGGCGGCGCCTCCCGCCCCCCTGAACCAAAGCACGACGGCGATCGGCCAGGTTGCCAGTGCGGCATCAGCTGAGGTGCCGAACACCGCAGCGGAGCCTGTTTCCGAGGCAGGAGCACCAGCCCCGGAAGCGGCGGCACCGGAGTCCGCGGCACCGGCAGAACCGGCGCCTGCTCCTGCTCCCGAACCGGCGCCCGTGCCCGCTCCGGCAGCCGCGCCCGCGGGTGACCCGAACCTCTACACCGTGGTGCCCGGAGATACTGTCGGGGCCATTGCGGCCAGCCACGGCGTGGACATGAATGCCATGCTCGCCGCCAACGGCCTTGGCCCCTTCAGCATCATTCTCCCAGGCCAGACTCTGGTGCTGACCGGCCCGCCAGTTGCGGCGCCGGCGCCGGCCTCACCTGCTTCTGCCCCCGCCGCGGCTTCCGTTCCCGCCCCGGCACCGGCGGCCGCTCCGGCACCTGTCCCCGCCGCGCCCGCCGTCCGCACCATCTATGTTGCGGGCGCCGGCGGCCAGGGCATGGTGGACGCCTGCATTGGCCCCATCCACTACACCCCCAACGACGGCTATTCGCTGTTCATTACGGAGCACGATTTCTGCGGCGGCTGGGCACGCTTCTCCGGCATTGGGGTGGGCGAGACAGTGAGCATCCCGGGTTATGGAACCTACACGGTCTCGGCCCGGGGACAGGTGCCCAACCCGGGCACCACCAATGATGTCATTGCGGTCTTCGGCGGCTTCCCCCGGGCCATCCTGCAGACCTGCATCCCCGGCACCAGCCAGATGCTCCTGATAGCACTGAACTGA
- a CDS encoding CBS domain-containing protein: MSAVREFMTTDAQCIKESQSLADAARMMLDLDCGSLPICGDDGKLRGMITDRDIVLKCVAAGRDPREMMARDLASGKPYWIDADANVDAAIEMMETHQVRRLPVIADHKLVGIISQGDIARNYSEQRVGELVEHISERKRMNA; encoded by the coding sequence ATGAGTGCCGTACGTGAATTCATGACTACGGACGCACAGTGTATTAAGGAAAGCCAGTCCCTGGCAGATGCTGCCCGGATGATGCTGGACCTTGACTGCGGATCCCTGCCAATCTGCGGCGACGACGGCAAGTTGAGGGGCATGATCACGGATCGTGACATCGTGCTCAAGTGCGTGGCCGCCGGACGCGACCCGCGCGAAATGATGGCCCGCGACCTCGCCTCGGGCAAGCCGTACTGGATCGACGCCGACGCTAACGTTGACGCCGCGATCGAGATGATGGAAACGCACCAGGTCCGCCGGCTCCCTGTCATTGCCGACCACAAGTTGGTTGGCATCATCAGCCAGGGGGACATCGCCCGCAACTACTCGGAACAGCGCGTGGGCGAGCTCGTGGAGCACATCTCTGAGCGCAAACGGATGAACGCATAG
- a CDS encoding phenylacetate--CoA ligase family protein yields the protein MNKKLIFAFVFLMDRFVGIFTPRVSTHRILLMPGIEPFRWTAGRWRAWRTFEMAAKRVPAYGEFLSEHGVGGRLSLKGKTVAEAFAALPEMDKDSYIKRWTIPARSVDGVLPRHGVVVDESSGSSGVPTSWVRGLDERLATRQLLQVGFSRTAETLRKQPFVLNCFSLGAWATGMNVTTSLTDVTMIKSIGPDRDKVIATMLEFGPDYTYIILSYPPFLKALFDDDRIRWEDYDIVAAFGGEGISENMRAHITKYAHSAFGSYGASDLEINIAIETDYTVELRQAIAANPELSARLTRQDEYGVLPMIFQFNPYDYLVETNGEGELVVTIVRKENVNPRIRYNIHDRGHVLRVRELNAVLREFGLEHIIRQQFLDLPLLFHYGRSDLSVDFNGAVVAPDALRDVLSSDQSLLSAVENHRLVSFEDALGNRQLHIALQLTSKATNEGTFDAASYRTYILDRLRSMNGDFNNAILTSPEASLPTIAFYPLRTGPFRSDGSKLKNEYVWQLGPTAPEDWELDLTFRAPKSRASAD from the coding sequence TTGAATAAGAAACTCATCTTTGCCTTCGTTTTCCTTATGGACAGGTTCGTCGGGATTTTTACGCCAAGGGTTTCAACCCACCGGATACTGCTGATGCCGGGCATCGAACCTTTCCGTTGGACCGCGGGGCGCTGGAGGGCTTGGCGGACCTTTGAGATGGCAGCCAAACGTGTTCCTGCCTACGGTGAATTCCTCTCCGAACACGGCGTGGGTGGACGGCTTTCCCTCAAAGGCAAGACGGTGGCGGAGGCCTTCGCCGCTTTGCCGGAGATGGACAAGGACAGCTACATCAAACGCTGGACCATTCCTGCACGCAGCGTGGACGGCGTGCTGCCGCGCCACGGCGTGGTTGTCGATGAGTCTTCCGGAAGCTCAGGCGTTCCAACCAGCTGGGTGCGTGGCCTCGACGAACGCCTGGCCACAAGGCAGCTGCTCCAGGTCGGCTTTTCGCGCACCGCCGAGACATTGAGGAAGCAGCCGTTCGTGCTCAACTGCTTCTCACTCGGAGCATGGGCAACAGGGATGAACGTCACGACTTCGCTGACAGACGTGACAATGATCAAATCAATCGGCCCGGACCGGGACAAGGTCATTGCCACGATGCTGGAGTTCGGGCCTGATTACACCTACATCATCCTTAGTTATCCGCCCTTCCTGAAAGCCCTTTTCGACGACGACCGGATCAGGTGGGAGGACTACGATATCGTGGCGGCATTTGGCGGCGAGGGTATCAGCGAGAACATGCGGGCACACATCACGAAGTACGCCCACAGTGCCTTCGGTTCCTACGGTGCGTCCGACCTGGAGATCAACATAGCCATCGAAACGGACTACACCGTGGAGCTCCGCCAGGCAATCGCGGCCAACCCGGAACTGTCGGCACGGCTCACCCGACAGGATGAATACGGTGTGCTCCCGATGATCTTCCAGTTCAACCCGTACGACTACCTCGTCGAAACGAACGGGGAAGGCGAACTCGTCGTCACGATCGTGCGCAAGGAGAACGTCAACCCGCGGATCCGATACAACATCCATGACCGCGGACATGTGCTGCGCGTGCGTGAACTCAACGCCGTGCTGCGGGAATTTGGGCTCGAACACATCATCCGCCAGCAGTTCCTCGACCTGCCCCTGCTCTTCCACTACGGCAGGAGCGACCTGTCCGTCGATTTCAACGGGGCGGTTGTGGCACCGGATGCACTCCGCGACGTCCTTAGCAGCGACCAGAGCCTTCTTTCAGCAGTGGAAAACCACCGCCTTGTCAGTTTCGAGGACGCCTTGGGAAACCGGCAGCTTCACATCGCGCTTCAGCTCACGTCGAAAGCCACCAACGAGGGCACCTTCGACGCAGCTTCCTACAGGACATACATCCTTGATCGGTTGAGGAGCATGAACGGCGACTTCAACAACGCAATCCTTACATCACCCGAGGCAAGCCTGCCGACAATTGCTTTCTATCCGCTGCGCACCGGCCCCTTCAGATCGGACGGTTCCAAACTAAAAAACGAGTACGTCTGGCAACTTGGCCCTACGGCTCCCGAAGACTGGGAGCTGGACCTCACATTCCGGGCCCCAAAAAGCCGGGCATCTGCTGACTGA
- a CDS encoding YajQ family cyclic di-GMP-binding protein, giving the protein MAGESTFDVVSKVDKQEVANALNQAQKELAQRYDFKGVGAEVDFSGEKILMKANSEERVLAVLDVLQSKLIRRGISLKSLDAGEPYASGKEYRLEASIKEGIAQDLAKKINKLIRDEAPKSVKSQIQGDELRVTSKSRDDLQATMALLKDFEEADLQFVNFRS; this is encoded by the coding sequence ATGGCAGGCGAGTCAACGTTCGACGTCGTAAGCAAGGTAGACAAGCAGGAAGTGGCCAATGCGCTGAACCAGGCGCAGAAGGAACTGGCGCAGCGCTACGACTTCAAGGGCGTCGGCGCCGAGGTTGATTTCAGCGGCGAGAAGATCCTGATGAAGGCGAACTCCGAGGAACGGGTCCTGGCGGTGCTGGACGTCCTCCAGTCCAAGCTGATCCGCCGCGGCATCTCCCTGAAGTCGCTGGACGCGGGCGAGCCCTACGCATCCGGCAAGGAGTACCGGCTCGAGGCCTCCATCAAGGAGGGCATCGCGCAGGACCTGGCCAAAAAGATCAACAAGCTCATCCGCGACGAAGCGCCCAAATCCGTCAAGTCCCAGATCCAGGGCGACGAGCTCCGCGTGACGTCCAAGTCCCGCGACGACCTGCAGGCCACCATGGCCCTGCTGAAGGACTTCGAGGAAGCCGACCTGCAGTTCGTGAACTTCCGCAGCTAG
- the htpX gene encoding zinc metalloprotease HtpX yields the protein MHKHYNGLKTAALFGVLWAVLLGLGALIGTSTRSSAPIWIMALVGVGTTAYGYWNSDKIAIRSMAAYPVAEAQAPQLYQMVRELSVRANQPMPRIYLSPTMNPNAFATGRNPRNAAVCVTEGMLQLLDARELRGVLGHELMHVYNRDILTSSVAAAVAGVITSVGQMLLFFGGGDRRNSNPLAMIAMALLAPFAASLIQLAISRTREYDADEDGSQLTGDPLALASALAKIERGVTIAPLPQDQRLVNASHLMIANPFRGGAMNKLFATHPPMRDRISRLERMAGRPLV from the coding sequence GTGCACAAACATTACAACGGGCTCAAAACGGCGGCGCTCTTCGGGGTGCTGTGGGCGGTGCTGCTGGGCCTCGGGGCGCTGATCGGCACCAGTACCCGCAGCTCCGCGCCAATCTGGATCATGGCTCTCGTGGGGGTGGGCACCACGGCCTACGGCTACTGGAACAGCGACAAGATCGCCATCCGCTCCATGGCGGCCTACCCCGTCGCCGAAGCCCAGGCGCCGCAGCTGTACCAGATGGTCCGGGAACTGTCCGTCCGGGCCAACCAGCCCATGCCGCGCATCTACCTCTCGCCCACCATGAACCCGAACGCCTTCGCCACAGGACGCAATCCCCGGAATGCCGCCGTATGCGTAACCGAGGGCATGCTGCAGCTGCTCGACGCCCGCGAACTCCGCGGAGTCCTTGGACACGAACTCATGCACGTCTACAACCGGGACATCCTCACCTCGTCCGTAGCCGCCGCCGTCGCGGGCGTGATCACGTCGGTGGGCCAGATGCTGCTGTTCTTCGGCGGCGGCGACCGGCGCAATTCCAATCCGCTGGCGATGATTGCCATGGCGCTCCTGGCACCCTTTGCGGCGTCGCTAATCCAGCTGGCCATCTCGCGGACGCGGGAGTACGACGCCGACGAGGACGGTTCGCAGCTGACCGGCGATCCGCTGGCGCTCGCCTCAGCCCTGGCCAAGATCGAGCGGGGCGTCACCATCGCGCCGCTCCCGCAGGACCAGCGGCTGGTGAATGCCTCGCACCTGATGATCGCCAACCCGTTCCGCGGCGGGGCGATGAACAAGCTGTTCGCCACGCATCCGCCAATGCGGGACCGGATCTCACGGCTGGAGCGGATGGCGGGCCGGCCGCTGGTGTAG
- a CDS encoding MFS transporter yields MGKLLADITPLRESPAFRRLWLGSAVSAVGSQLTLVAVSLEVYRITQDSLYVGLLAVFALVPLVIGGLLGGSIADSHDRRQVALLSSTVMWLVTGLIALQSWVQLGNVWVLYLLVALQSGAQAINQPARSAILPMLIRTELLPAANALSMMSFGLAMTAGPLLAGVLVAWVGFGWTYTLDFASFAFVLWAVYRLPPLPPSGTPGRPGFRSVVEGFRFLGTRPNVRMTFVIDLLAMILAQPRALLPAIGAVMIGGGEATVGILLASTAVGAFLAGLFSGPLGGVRRQGSAVVLSVMGWGASMAAFGLVVVLAGRAPDGEVTPWLLPAAVCCALAGIADSISGVFRHTILQAATPDHLRGRLQGVFIVVVAGGPRIGDLLAGGATRIAAEGWVLLFGGVLCVAAAWAAARLQPGFGRYDARNPAP; encoded by the coding sequence GTGGGGAAACTGCTCGCTGACATCACGCCGCTCAGGGAGAGCCCTGCCTTCCGCAGGCTCTGGCTGGGCTCGGCCGTTTCCGCGGTCGGCAGCCAGCTCACCCTTGTGGCAGTAAGCCTTGAGGTTTACCGCATCACCCAGGACAGCCTTTACGTGGGCCTGCTGGCGGTCTTCGCGCTGGTACCCCTGGTCATCGGCGGGCTGCTGGGCGGATCCATCGCCGACTCCCACGACCGGCGCCAAGTGGCACTCCTGTCCTCCACTGTCATGTGGTTGGTCACCGGGCTGATTGCGCTGCAGTCCTGGGTCCAGCTGGGCAACGTGTGGGTCCTGTACCTCCTGGTCGCGCTGCAGAGCGGCGCGCAGGCCATCAACCAGCCGGCCCGCAGCGCCATCCTTCCCATGCTGATCCGGACCGAACTCCTGCCCGCGGCCAACGCGCTGAGCATGATGTCCTTCGGCCTTGCCATGACGGCCGGTCCGCTGCTGGCCGGCGTGCTGGTGGCCTGGGTGGGGTTCGGCTGGACGTACACCCTGGACTTCGCCAGTTTCGCTTTCGTGCTGTGGGCTGTCTACCGGCTGCCGCCCCTGCCCCCGTCAGGCACCCCGGGCAGGCCCGGGTTCCGCTCCGTCGTCGAAGGCTTCCGCTTCCTGGGCACACGGCCCAACGTGCGGATGACCTTCGTCATCGACCTCCTGGCCATGATCCTTGCCCAGCCCCGGGCGCTCTTGCCGGCCATCGGTGCCGTCATGATCGGCGGCGGCGAAGCGACCGTGGGGATCCTGCTCGCATCCACCGCCGTCGGCGCTTTCCTGGCCGGTCTGTTTTCCGGACCCCTCGGCGGAGTCCGCCGGCAGGGCAGTGCCGTGGTTCTTTCGGTGATGGGCTGGGGTGCGTCCATGGCGGCCTTCGGCCTGGTGGTGGTGCTGGCCGGGCGTGCCCCGGACGGGGAGGTCACGCCATGGCTGCTCCCGGCGGCAGTGTGCTGCGCGCTCGCCGGCATCGCCGATTCCATCAGCGGCGTCTTCCGGCACACCATCCTCCAGGCGGCCACACCGGACCACCTCCGCGGGCGGCTCCAGGGCGTTTTTATCGTTGTGGTGGCCGGCGGTCCCAGGATCGGCGACCTGCTCGCCGGCGGCGCCACCAGGATCGCGGCCGAGGGCTGGGTCCTGCTGTTCGGCGGCGTGCTGTGCGTCGCCGCGGCCTGGGCGGCAGCCAGGCTCCAGCCCGGCTTCGGCCGGTACGACGCGCGGAACCCAGCCCCCTAG
- a CDS encoding Fur family transcriptional regulator, whose translation MTEHFDGHEAWAAALRAHGRRVTKQRLAVLSAVERHPHSPAESILAAARAELPELTAQSVYVVLGDLTDLHMLRRFEPPHSPALYETRVGDNHHHAICISCGRVEDVDCAVGHAPCLTPHWDENAKPMTIQIADVMYQGICQDCQQSQQLPSNRPSQEIEK comes from the coding sequence ATGACGGAACACTTTGATGGCCACGAGGCATGGGCTGCCGCCCTGCGCGCCCATGGCCGCAGGGTGACCAAACAGCGGCTGGCGGTCCTGTCCGCCGTCGAACGCCACCCCCATTCCCCGGCCGAAAGCATCCTGGCCGCCGCCCGCGCGGAGCTGCCCGAGCTGACGGCGCAGTCCGTGTACGTGGTGTTGGGCGACCTGACGGACCTGCACATGCTCCGCAGGTTTGAGCCGCCGCACTCCCCTGCCCTGTATGAAACGCGGGTGGGAGACAACCACCACCACGCGATCTGCATCAGCTGCGGCCGCGTCGAGGACGTAGACTGCGCCGTGGGCCATGCCCCCTGCCTCACGCCCCACTGGGACGAGAACGCCAAGCCCATGACCATCCAGATTGCCGACGTCATGTACCAGGGCATCTGCCAGGACTGCCAGCAGTCCCAACAACTTCCTTCCAATCGTCCCTCACAAGAAATAGAGAAATAG
- a CDS encoding catalase produces the protein MTAISTTQSGAPVTSDAHSKSVGADGAIILTDHYLVEKLAQFNRERVPERVVHAKGGGAFGTFKATEDVSRYTKAAFLQPGVETEMLIRFSSVAGENGSPDTWRDPRGFAVKFYTSEGNYDLVGNNTPVFFIRDGIKFPDFIHSQKRLPGTHLRDADMQWDFWTLSPESAHQVTWLMGDRGLPASWREMQGYGSHTYQWINAEGERFWVKYHFKSNQGVNSLSSEQAEQLAGSDADFYIRDLSENIEAGNFPSWDLHVQVMPYEYAKTYRFNPFDLTKVWPHADYPLIKVGTMELNRNPENYFAQIEQATFAPSNFVPGIAASPDKMLQARIFSYADAHRYRVGTNHAQIPVNQPKNQVNNYNQDGAGRYHFNAPSVPVYAPNSVGGPAAVEPQNPAGGWENDGELTLAAHSLHAEDSDFIQAGTLYREVYDEAAKARFLETITGAVGGVKSPGIKERAIQYWTNVDAELGAKLRANLGAVAAPSAPSSDAEAANKIG, from the coding sequence ATGACTGCCATTTCAACAACCCAGTCAGGTGCCCCCGTTACGTCCGATGCGCACTCGAAGTCGGTCGGTGCCGACGGCGCGATCATCCTGACTGACCACTACCTGGTGGAAAAGCTCGCCCAGTTCAACCGCGAGCGGGTGCCGGAGCGCGTAGTGCACGCCAAGGGCGGCGGAGCATTCGGTACGTTCAAGGCCACCGAGGACGTGTCCCGGTATACCAAGGCAGCCTTCCTCCAGCCGGGCGTCGAAACCGAAATGCTGATCCGCTTCTCCTCCGTGGCCGGCGAAAACGGCTCCCCGGACACCTGGCGCGATCCCCGCGGCTTCGCCGTGAAGTTCTACACGTCCGAGGGCAACTACGACCTGGTGGGCAACAACACCCCGGTGTTCTTCATCCGCGACGGCATCAAGTTCCCGGACTTCATCCACTCCCAGAAGCGCCTGCCGGGCACCCACCTGCGCGACGCCGACATGCAGTGGGACTTCTGGACCCTGTCCCCCGAGTCCGCACACCAGGTCACCTGGCTCATGGGCGACCGCGGCCTGCCGGCTTCCTGGCGCGAAATGCAGGGCTACGGCTCGCACACCTACCAGTGGATCAACGCCGAAGGCGAGCGGTTCTGGGTCAAGTACCACTTCAAGTCCAACCAGGGTGTGAACTCCCTGAGCTCCGAGCAGGCTGAGCAGCTCGCCGGCTCCGACGCGGACTTCTACATCCGCGACCTCTCCGAGAACATCGAAGCCGGCAACTTCCCGTCCTGGGACCTGCACGTCCAGGTCATGCCGTACGAGTACGCCAAGACCTACCGCTTCAACCCGTTCGACCTGACCAAGGTGTGGCCGCACGCGGACTACCCGCTGATCAAGGTGGGCACCATGGAGCTGAACCGGAACCCGGAGAACTACTTCGCCCAGATCGAGCAGGCCACGTTCGCGCCGTCGAACTTCGTGCCGGGCATCGCCGCCTCTCCGGACAAGATGCTGCAGGCACGCATCTTCTCCTACGCGGACGCGCACCGCTACCGCGTGGGCACCAACCACGCCCAGATCCCGGTGAACCAGCCCAAGAACCAGGTCAACAACTACAACCAGGACGGCGCCGGGCGATACCACTTCAACGCCCCGTCCGTGCCGGTCTACGCCCCCAACTCGGTTGGCGGCCCGGCTGCGGTTGAGCCGCAGAACCCGGCCGGCGGCTGGGAGAACGACGGCGAGCTGACCCTTGCCGCCCACTCCCTCCACGCAGAGGACAGCGACTTCATCCAGGCAGGCACGCTGTACCGCGAGGTCTACGACGAGGCGGCCAAGGCCCGCTTCCTGGAGACCATCACCGGTGCGGTGGGCGGCGTCAAGAGCCCCGGCATCAAGGAACGCGCCATCCAGTACTGGACCAACGTTGACGCCGAGCTCGGCGCCAAGCTGCGCGCCAACCTCGGTGCCGTGGCTGCTCCGTCGGCTCCGTCCTCCGATGCAGAGGCTGCCAACAAGATCGGCTGA
- a CDS encoding DUF2461 domain-containing protein → MTSFQGIPAGAFGFYEELQHHNNREWWQEHRDSYLSLVKEPLSSLLAGLEPRFGPAKLFRPNRDIRFSEDKSPYKTAQGAVASVQEGVGYYLQVSADGLLVGGGYHSHTPAQLARYRNSVDASGTGESLRQIVDAVAAAGFAVEGEKLKTVPRGYPREHPRAELLKHKSLAASLHLGRPEWLATPGAVQEVGKLWEDLRPLVDWVSRHAAP, encoded by the coding sequence ATGACAAGTTTCCAGGGCATACCCGCCGGCGCGTTCGGGTTCTATGAGGAGCTTCAGCACCACAACAACCGGGAGTGGTGGCAGGAACACAGGGACAGCTACCTGTCCCTGGTCAAGGAACCCCTCTCCTCGCTGCTCGCAGGGCTGGAACCCCGGTTCGGACCGGCGAAGCTGTTCCGGCCCAACCGGGACATCCGGTTTTCCGAGGACAAGTCCCCCTACAAGACGGCCCAGGGCGCGGTGGCCTCCGTCCAGGAAGGCGTGGGCTACTACCTCCAGGTCAGCGCCGACGGGCTACTGGTGGGCGGCGGCTACCACTCGCACACACCCGCCCAGCTGGCCAGGTACCGCAACTCCGTGGACGCGTCCGGCACCGGGGAGTCGCTCCGCCAGATTGTCGACGCCGTAGCTGCCGCAGGCTTTGCCGTGGAGGGCGAGAAGCTGAAGACGGTTCCGCGGGGCTACCCTCGCGAGCATCCCCGGGCAGAACTCCTGAAGCACAAGTCCCTCGCCGCCAGTCTCCACCTCGGCCGTCCGGAATGGCTGGCCACCCCGGGTGCAGTCCAGGAAGTCGGGAAACTATGGGAGGACCTGCGGCCGTTAGTGGACTGGGTCAGCCGGCATGCTGCCCCTTGA
- a CDS encoding ABC transporter permease: MRSLKNLGYIVGLPVLLVLVWWSSTLGAVNFFVPRPADLVGTFGKVWFGDRFFSDVLPSLGRLVVGVAVAIIIGVVGGVLIGSVRWLRALLEPTLEFFRAVPPPVLVPVLMLLMGITDSMKIMVIISGCVWPVLLNTIEGVRAVDPVLSDSAHTYGISGWARVRYLVLPSASPQIMAGVRQSLSLGLILMVISEMFASSSGLGFTIVQFQRSFAIPEMWSGIVVLGLLGVAMSFVFQWAERNILRWYHGQKEVENAA, translated from the coding sequence GTGAGGTCGTTGAAGAACCTCGGCTACATCGTGGGCCTGCCGGTCCTGCTGGTCCTGGTCTGGTGGTCCTCCACCCTGGGTGCGGTCAACTTTTTTGTCCCCCGGCCTGCCGACCTCGTAGGGACGTTCGGGAAAGTCTGGTTCGGTGACAGGTTCTTTTCCGATGTCCTGCCCAGCCTTGGAAGGCTGGTGGTGGGCGTGGCGGTGGCCATTATCATCGGAGTGGTGGGTGGCGTCCTGATCGGGTCCGTCCGGTGGCTGCGGGCACTGCTGGAACCGACGCTGGAATTCTTCCGGGCCGTCCCGCCTCCGGTCCTGGTGCCGGTGCTGATGCTGCTCATGGGCATCACCGACTCCATGAAAATCATGGTCATCATTTCCGGCTGCGTCTGGCCGGTGCTGCTCAACACCATTGAAGGTGTTCGGGCCGTGGATCCGGTCCTCTCCGATTCAGCCCACACCTACGGCATCAGCGGCTGGGCACGCGTGCGGTACCTGGTGCTGCCTTCAGCCAGCCCGCAGATCATGGCCGGCGTGCGCCAGTCGCTGTCCCTCGGGCTGATCCTCATGGTGATATCCGAAATGTTCGCATCGTCCTCCGGGCTGGGCTTCACCATTGTCCAGTTCCAGCGGTCCTTCGCCATCCCGGAAATGTGGTCCGGCATTGTGGTGCTGGGCCTGCTGGGTGTGGCCATGTCCTTCGTCTTCCAGTGGGCAGAGCGGAACATCCTGCGCTGGTACCACGGCCAGAAAGAGGTAGAAAATGCAGCCTGA
- a CDS encoding ABC transporter permease, translating to MSTGTLATGGAAPRAERPRRQGGKGAAKQLLGIAGIIGFLATWELIPRLGLINERFLPPASEVIAALVVDFGLTAFWVAVGETMKAWFLGLLIAVAAAVLLGFIIGSSGFLRKATNSTIEFLRPIPSVALIPLAVLLFGVKIESSLLLIVYASFWQVLIQVLYGVADVDMVANNTAKTYGLGTMARIRYVVFPTALPYLMTGVRLAAAVALVLAITAELVIGSPGLGREIALAQSGGAISGMYALVLATGLIGVLINIVMRQIEKRILAWHSSVRSEVIV from the coding sequence GTGAGCACAGGAACCCTGGCCACCGGCGGGGCCGCTCCACGGGCGGAGCGGCCCCGCAGGCAGGGCGGCAAGGGAGCAGCGAAACAACTGCTCGGGATCGCAGGGATTATTGGATTCCTGGCCACCTGGGAGCTCATCCCCCGGCTCGGCCTGATCAACGAACGGTTCCTTCCACCTGCCAGTGAAGTCATAGCCGCCCTGGTTGTCGACTTCGGCCTGACGGCCTTCTGGGTAGCGGTGGGCGAGACCATGAAGGCGTGGTTCCTCGGCCTCCTGATCGCCGTGGCTGCCGCGGTCCTGCTGGGTTTTATCATCGGCTCCAGCGGCTTCCTCCGGAAGGCCACCAACTCCACCATCGAGTTCCTGCGCCCCATCCCGTCGGTGGCCCTTATCCCGTTGGCCGTGCTGCTGTTCGGGGTGAAGATCGAATCGTCCCTGCTGCTCATCGTGTACGCGTCCTTCTGGCAGGTCCTCATCCAGGTGCTGTACGGCGTGGCTGACGTCGACATGGTGGCCAACAACACCGCCAAGACCTACGGGCTGGGCACGATGGCGCGGATCCGGTACGTCGTGTTTCCCACGGCACTGCCCTACCTGATGACGGGGGTGCGGCTTGCCGCCGCGGTGGCGCTGGTCCTGGCCATCACGGCGGAACTGGTGATCGGCTCCCCGGGCCTTGGCCGGGAGATTGCCCTCGCCCAGTCCGGCGGTGCCATCTCCGGGATGTACGCCTTGGTGCTGGCCACCGGCCTGATCGGTGTCCTGATCAACATTGTGATGCGCCAGATCGAGAAGCGGATCCTTGCATGGCACTCCTCGGTCCGGTCGGAGGTGATCGTGTGA